The DNA sequence TTTTAGCGTTTGGCGCTTTTAGCGTGAGTTGAGAGCCCATTTTGTCAGTTACGAAGTCAATCTCAGCTTCGTCTAGGAATGGTAGGCTTAGCTCATCAACGTATGCCGAGAAAGCGTCGAAAGAAAGCTTAGTGTCAGACGCTTCGATAGCATCTGTTGGGCAGTAAGAAACACCACACTCAGCGTTTTGTGTGCCTGGGTTTACCACGAACACACGAATGTTTGTACCTTCAGGCTGCTGTGACAGCAGATTGGCAAAGTGAGTTTGAGCTGTTTCTGTAATAGTAATATTTGACACGACGAATACCTGAGTAAATTTGTAGGTTATTAGCGCCATTCTACTCCTGTCAGATTTGTAATTCAGCCCTTTTTTGTTGGATTGCTGTACAAGTAGCGATTCACAGCAATTATCCAGAGGGCTCAGGAGTGCGGCAGATGCAGTAAATATCAATCCTTTTAACGCCCACTTCAAGTAGTAATTGGCATAATTGATACACTGTACTGCCTGTGGTTACAACATCATCAATTATCGCGATGTGAGGGTAATCAATCGCTGAGAAATTCGTATTATGCAGCGTGAAAGCATCTTTGAGATTGCTCTGTCTTGCTGATTTGGTTAATCCTTGTTGTGAAGGTGTTGAGTGAGAACGTCGAAATAAAACCGTATTTTTAACGTTCAGTTCCTGAGCTGTGTAATGTGCCAATAACTGGCTCTGATTAAAGCCTCGATGAATGTATCGAGTCCAATGTAAAGGAACACTGGTAATCAACGTTGCTGGGTGTTGAATTCGTGACGCTAGCAGTTTCGACAGATCACGAGCAAACCAAAACTTATCGGCGTACTTCATCTGTTGGATATAACGTGCCGTTGGGAAGGTGTAGTCCCCAACGCAATAGAGACGATGCCAAGGTGGAGGTTGAGATAAGCATTGACCACACTGTTCGACGATCGTCAGTGTTTTCAAGCCACATCGTTGGCAACGAGGAACTGACTCAAAGAGATTAAGACAAGAATCACACCATCGAGGGTGAGCATCGCTGTGCGACTTATCTAGCTTGCATAAGTGGCATTGAGGTGTGACCAGACGTGGTGTGTGTTTTTGTAGCCAATCGGATAACATAGCTTGTGATGCTTTTGGGTTATGGTGTTCCTTTTGCTCACCATACTGAAAAATGCAGGTTATTGCTGATGGAAAAAGTAGGGAATATTGAGAATGAGTGACGCGTTATATTGGCATGTTTCAGGGCAAGGAACTGATTTAGTTCTGGTTCACGGCTGGGGTATGAATGGTGCGGTATGGCAGCAAACCGTTGATGCGTTAGAAGCTAACTTTCGAGTGCATGTCGTCGATCTTCCTGGGTATGGACACAGCGCGCACTGCCACGCTCAAGATCTTGAAGAGATTGCTCAGCAACTATTGGTCGACGCGCCCAAGCAAGCGATTTGGGTGGGTTGGTCACTCGGTGGTTTGGTCGCGACGCACATGGCTCTCCATCACTCAGATTACGTAAGCAAATTGGTGACTGTCGCTAGCTCCCCTAAATTCGCAGCCGCAAAAGAACCCGTATTATGGCGAGGCATTCAGCCAAACGTATTAACCGCATTCACTGAGCAGCTAGTTGAAGACTATCAGACCACCATCGAACGTTTTATGGCATTGCAAGCTATGGGCAGTCCTTCAGCAAGGCAAGATGTAAAACAGCTCAAGCAAGCGGTGCTGTCTCGTCCGCTACCGAATCCAGATTCTTTGTTAGCGGGTTTGAAAATGCTGTCAGACGTTGACCTCCGTGAACAATTACCGCAGATCTCTGTGCCTATGCTGCGCTTATACGGTCGATTAGATGGGCTTGTGCCAATCAAGGTTGCAAAAGACTTGGGCAAAGCCTTACCTCATACCGAACAATACATCTTCACTCAGTCTTCACATGCGCCCTTTATGACTGAAGCAGATGCCTTTTGCAGTGAACTGGTCAGCTTCGCGAGAAAATAATCGCTAAATTTATCGCTGGCTTGGTCGATATATAACCTAACCAACGTGTTGAATGATACTCAGACCTCACTCTCTCCTGAGCTGATTGCGGTAAGTTGGGCTATGCCTGTTGTGCTGACTCACAGTACAACAGCGTTATAGCAATAACGATGGGCGATTCTTGAGGAGTTCGCGATGATTGTGTCACCTGCAACTGCAGTGAGTGTGCCACTGATCGCCCCATCCGTTAATGTGCAAACAGAGCAAGTTGCGCGTGATAATAGAGTTCGAGAACCTGTCGCTCCCGCCGTAGCATTGGCGAAAACCAATGCAGAGCGAAAGGTAAAACCGGACGATAAGCGAAGGCAGCAGTCGGCTTGGGATCCTTCAGACCATCCTGGTTATGAAATGGAGAACGAGTCAGAGGCCAATTCGATTAGCCAAGAAGAGCCACAAGATCCTTTTGATAGGTTGTTCAGCTTATTGGCACTGAGAACATACAGTGCTGATCAAGGAAAGGGCTATACCATGCGTTTCCGCCTGCCAAAGCATGTTTTAGATGCGGCGATTCAAGAGGGACAGATGGAGAAGCGACGTAAGGTCATAAAATATCATTATGGTCATGCTGTTGCGCCTCATGCTCCATCAGGAATGCTGGTCGTGTTATAAATCGAAAACTTATGACCCAACCAAACTTCGATGTCTTTTTTGAACACATAATAAAAAAACCTGCATACCCTAAGGGATGCAGGTTTTCTGTTTTTACAGGCTATTTATTTCACGACACGCAGTCGTTTCATTGACCTATTATTTCTTCGCTTTAGCAAAGGCAGCGGCAAAAGCACCACCCATCGCCGGGTTTTGTTGCGGTTCTTCACGGCGGCGTTGTCCACCTTGCGAATTTTGATTTGGGCGGTTTTGCGTGCGAGGTGCACTTGAACGTTGTGCGCGGTTGTCTTGGCCGGGTTCATCTTTCATACGCATGCTTAGCGCAATACGTTTGCGTTGAACATCGACTTCCATCACCTTCACTTTGACGATTTCCCCCGTTTTCACGACTTCATGAGGATCAGAGACAAAACGATCGGTTAGCGCTGATATATGCACTAAACCGTCTTGGTGGACACCAATGTCAACGAAGGCGCCAAAGTTGGCTACGTTTGAAACTACACCTTCTAAGATCATGCCGGGTTCTAGGTCAGACATGCTATTTACGCCATCGGCGAAGGTTGCTGTCTTGAATTCAGGACGAGGATCTCGACCCGGCTTATCCAGCTCTTTGATGATGTCGGTTACCGTAGGTACACCGAAGTTCTCATTGGTGTAATCAACCGCATGTAAACCACGTAAGAAGTCTGTATTACCCACCAGAGACTTGATGTCTTTCTGGTTTTTCTCGGCGATGGTTTTCACCAATGGGTAAGCTTCTGGGTGAACTGAAGATGCGTCTAATGGATTCTTACCATCCATGATTCTCAGGAAACCCGCACACTGTTCAAAGGCTTTTGGCCCTAAACGAGCGACTTTTTTGAGTGTTGTACGCGCTTCGAAGCGACCGTTTTCATCACGGAAGTCCACGATGTTCTGAGCGATGGTGGTAGAAAGGCCGGCTACACGAGTTAACAGTGCAGCAGAAGCAGTATTCACATCAACACCAACCGCGTTTACACAGTCTTCGACAATCGCATCTAGGCGCTTAGCGAGCATAGTTTGGCTCACGTCGTGTTGGTATTGGCCCACACCGATCGATTTAGGGTCAATCTTCACCAGCTCTGCCAATGGATCTTGCAGACGACGAGCAATAGACACCGCACCACGAATCGATACATCCATGTTAGGGAATTCTTTTGCTGCTAACTCAGAAGCCGAATAAACCGATGCGCCAGCCTCACTCACTATGATTTTTTGCGCTGTAAGGTTGCCACGCTTAATCACATCAGCAACAAAGCTGTCTGTTTCGCGTGAAGCCGTGCCGTTACCAATCGCAATCAAATCAACATTGTATTGACGAACCATTTGCTCAACAATATGAGCTGACTTTTCGTATTGCTTTTGCGGTGGGTGAGGGTAAATAGTCTCTGTTGCCAGAACCTTACCGGTTGAATCCACCACGGCGATTTTCGAACCAGTACGTAAACCCGGATCCAAGCCCAAGGTTGCGCGAGGGCCAGCAGGTGCCGCCATCAACAAATCTTTAAGGTTGGTTGCGAACACTTCAATCGCTTCGATCTCACCGCGTTCTTTCATCGCGCCCATCAACTCGGTTTCCATGTGCATAGAAACCTTGATACGCCACGCCCAGCTAATCACTTGCTTACGCCATGCATCTGCAGGTGCGCTGCTCAGGGTAATACCGTAGTGATCAGAGATGATGTTCTCGCAGTAAGAACCACGTACACCTTCTTCTTGCTCAGGGTCTGCATTCATTGCCAGCGTTAGGAAGCCTTCATTTCGGCCTCGCAACATCGCAAGCGCACGGTGTGAAGGTACTTTGTTGAGTGTTTCGTTGTGTTCGAAGTAATCTTTGAATTTCTCGCCTGCTTGCTCTTTGCCTGCCACGACACGTGAAACGAGTTCTGAGTTGCGCGTGAGGTGTTGGCGAATCTTTTCAAGTAGGTTTGCGTCTTCAGCAATGCGCTCCATGATGATCGCTCGTGCACCATCCAGTGCCGCTTTGGTATCAGCAATGCCTTTATCGCTGCTGATGAAGTTAGCGGCTTCGGTTTCAGGATCGTGCTGTGGTTCATTCCAAAGTGTATCGGCAAGTGGCTCTAAGCCTGCTTCGATTGCGATCTGACCTTTGGTACGACGCTTTGGTTTGTATGGCAGGTATAGATCTTCTAGGCGCGTCTTGCTGTCGGCTTGAGTGATATCACGTTCCAGTTCTGGCGTGAGTTTGCCTTGGTCTTGAATCGACTTAAGAATCGTTTGGCGGCGATCGTCAAGTTCGCGAAGGTATGAAAGGCGACTATCAAGGTTACGTAGTTGGGTATCGTCTAAGCCACCCGTGACTTCTTTACGGTAGCGGGCAATAAAGGGAACGGTGTTACCGTCGTCAATTAGGTTTACTGCGGCGGTGACTTGCTCTGAACGAACATTCAGTTCTTCAGCAATCAGTCGACAGATAGCTTGGCTCATCCGATGAATCTCTTATTTAATATCATGACAAATACATGGGGGTGAGCGTACGCTTTTTCTAGCTTTGGCTGTGTAATTATCGTGTCAGAAGTCGAATTTCCGTTTGTGATATCCGCTTTGTGCGAGATCTCTCACACGTGATGTAAGCCTAAGTCGCCTTAAACCTGTCAATATGTCTTAATTTAATTTTAAGTTGTTGATTTTTAATTACATGATTTTTTGGGGCGTATTTCTCACCTGAAATGTTTTTTGGGACTATCTAGGAAACTCGCCCAAATACCGTAATATTTAACTTGTCGACAGGGAGTTGGCAGGAACAGGAAAAAGCCTAATGGACTAGGTATCTTCAGGATGAAGATTTGATTACTTAGGATGAGTGGTCAGCAAGGAAGTAATAATCTCTGGATGAGAT is a window from the Vibrio splendidus genome containing:
- the bioH gene encoding pimeloyl-ACP methyl ester esterase BioH, whose translation is MSDALYWHVSGQGTDLVLVHGWGMNGAVWQQTVDALEANFRVHVVDLPGYGHSAHCHAQDLEEIAQQLLVDAPKQAIWVGWSLGGLVATHMALHHSDYVSKLVTVASSPKFAAAKEPVLWRGIQPNVLTAFTEQLVEDYQTTIERFMALQAMGSPSARQDVKQLKQAVLSRPLPNPDSLLAGLKMLSDVDLREQLPQISVPMLRLYGRLDGLVPIKVAKDLGKALPHTEQYIFTQSSHAPFMTEADAFCSELVSFARK
- a CDS encoding phosphoribosyltransferase family protein, producing MLSDWLQKHTPRLVTPQCHLCKLDKSHSDAHPRWCDSCLNLFESVPRCQRCGLKTLTIVEQCGQCLSQPPPWHRLYCVGDYTFPTARYIQQMKYADKFWFARDLSKLLASRIQHPATLITSVPLHWTRYIHRGFNQSQLLAHYTAQELNVKNTVLFRRSHSTPSQQGLTKSARQSNLKDAFTLHNTNFSAIDYPHIAIIDDVVTTGSTVYQLCQLLLEVGVKRIDIYCICRTPEPSG
- the nfuA gene encoding Fe-S biogenesis protein NfuA, which codes for MSNITITETAQTHFANLLSQQPEGTNIRVFVVNPGTQNAECGVSYCPTDAIEASDTKLSFDAFSAYVDELSLPFLDEAEIDFVTDKMGSQLTLKAPNAKMRKVSDDATLIERVEYAIQTQVNPQLAGHGGHVSLVEITEEGAAIVAFGGGCNGCSMVDVTLKEGIEKELLQQFEGELTAVRDATEHDRGEHSYY
- a CDS encoding Tex family protein, which gives rise to MSQAICRLIAEELNVRSEQVTAAVNLIDDGNTVPFIARYRKEVTGGLDDTQLRNLDSRLSYLRELDDRRQTILKSIQDQGKLTPELERDITQADSKTRLEDLYLPYKPKRRTKGQIAIEAGLEPLADTLWNEPQHDPETEAANFISSDKGIADTKAALDGARAIIMERIAEDANLLEKIRQHLTRNSELVSRVVAGKEQAGEKFKDYFEHNETLNKVPSHRALAMLRGRNEGFLTLAMNADPEQEEGVRGSYCENIISDHYGITLSSAPADAWRKQVISWAWRIKVSMHMETELMGAMKERGEIEAIEVFATNLKDLLMAAPAGPRATLGLDPGLRTGSKIAVVDSTGKVLATETIYPHPPQKQYEKSAHIVEQMVRQYNVDLIAIGNGTASRETDSFVADVIKRGNLTAQKIIVSEAGASVYSASELAAKEFPNMDVSIRGAVSIARRLQDPLAELVKIDPKSIGVGQYQHDVSQTMLAKRLDAIVEDCVNAVGVDVNTASAALLTRVAGLSTTIAQNIVDFRDENGRFEARTTLKKVARLGPKAFEQCAGFLRIMDGKNPLDASSVHPEAYPLVKTIAEKNQKDIKSLVGNTDFLRGLHAVDYTNENFGVPTVTDIIKELDKPGRDPRPEFKTATFADGVNSMSDLEPGMILEGVVSNVANFGAFVDIGVHQDGLVHISALTDRFVSDPHEVVKTGEIVKVKVMEVDVQRKRIALSMRMKDEPGQDNRAQRSSAPRTQNRPNQNSQGGQRRREEPQQNPAMGGAFAAAFAKAKK